TCTTTGTGGTGCCATTCTGTTTCAGTACTTCCAACCTCGGTAAAGAGGGTTGGTGTTTGAAGATAGGGACCATGATGGGTGACTTCATAGCAAACTTGATGAGGAAGTGTGGTTTGATCTTTATTTTTTTTGATGAGTCGTAACAGCTGGGTCATAAGGCGTGGTGAGGCTGGTACCAGTGTTTGCGGTGTTCCGCCATAATCTGCTGTTGCGTAGTTTCCGACAGGATGGGTCGTGAGGGTTGGTTCACCGGTTTTTGCTCGATGTCGTGTAATAAAAATAATTTGTGTTGGGGCGACATTCAGTTTTTCTTTGAGTGTTTGATCGATGTTTTCCTGCCTGATGGTTCTTCCAGATATGGTAACAAGATATATGTCATGCATGTCTGCATGTTGATAAACTGGCTGATCATTAAAAACAGTGATTGCATTCCATGTAGCTTGCTCCAACAGATTGTTTTTAATATTGAGCCCTGCAGGGTCTTCTGTAGATGCGATGAGAACGACAACCATTGCACGTCGGAAACAAGTGCAGGGTTTTGTAGTTTACGACGGTTTTTTATTCTTGGTTTTTGACAGCTTGTTTTAGCCGGTCGTATTTGACGAGAAAACGGATTCGGTCGTTCACGGTGCAGACTTTTGCGATGAATTGAAGTTCGTTTGCTTCTTCTTCTGTTGAAAGGAGTCCAATAACTATCATACAATATATGCTGTCAGTTTTATGCTTATAAAGTCTTGTTGTACAACAATTACCATATTTATATAAAAATTAAAAAATTTTTATATTGCTTTGTAACTCTCTCGAAAGCGTATAGTGTACCTAGAGATGCTTGTATTCCTCTTTTGCTGATTCGTCAAATACACTGTCGTCATTCAACGTTCGATCATATTCTTTATGGGTAAAATAGCTTAGATAACTAGCTGCAATTCTATGGAGATAATATCCAAGTATTTCAATTTCCCGAGGTGAGTATCCTTCTTCAAATAATGCGCAGTTCACACTATGTGCTTTTTTCCGTATTTCTTCTAAGGTATGCTCAGGTGCCATACTCCCATCACAAACAGGATATAAACTGCTGATTTAAAAGATTATGGTTTATAAAAAATGTCAGGGAAAAATGTCGGGGGCGGGAGTTGAACCCGCGACCTCCAGATGTCTTAGCGCACTCAAAATTGTTTGTTCGAACCTTTTGAGCTTGTGCTTATGAGTCAGGCGCTCTGACCAGGCTGAGCCACCCCGACAGTATTTGGGAAGCTGAATCAAAACAGGTTTATAATAACTTTTGTAACGTATATCTTTTTTTAGGTCATTGCTAGTTTTTTGCGTCCTCGGAGAAATATCACAGGAATCTTACATGCGGTAAGTCGTTTTCGAAGTTCAGTATCATTGGTCAGAACCACGCTATTTTCTGTATGTTGAGCTATTTTTAATACTGCTTCATCAGCAGCCATCGTGTCAACAATGATTTTCTCGTATTTTTCAATAAGTTTCAATGCTGCACATACTCTTTGTTTTTGCATTCCTTCTTTGCATTCTCTGAGGTTTTCAAGCTCATAGAGTACTGCTGCAGGCACAACGATGCTATATGCACCAAGCAATCGATCGAGTTCTTTTTCCCAGGCTAGCGAAAACTCAAAAAACATCAGTATTGCACTGCTGTCAAGAATCACGATTTTGCGTATGTTATCTCCCCGTATCCAATAAGATGCCATTTTCCATCAATGCGTCTGCTGATGGCAATTCGTTGGTTTTGCTGTGCGCAGACTGCTAATTTGAGTTTGACTCGTATTTTTGTTTCTCGAAGTTCTTGGATGATACCGACGGTTGTTGCAGTTCCGACCGTAAGCATGAGCGGCTCGTTTGTTTTTAATGGTTCGACATTTTTTTCATCGATGGTTCCGACAACGCGTTTTAATAGATGGATCGTAATATCAAATGTATCGACTACTGGTGGGAGTTGTCCTATTTTTCCAACGATTTTTCCGGCAAATGAATCTGATTTAACCTGCGCCGGGTCAAGTTCAGTTCCAATAGCAAGAAGTCCTCCAGGATTTGCTGTATCAACGATTTTTCCTCCAGTCATAAGTGATACTACTTTTGTCGTAATGGGTTCAATAATCGCACGTCCTTCAGATTCTGTTCGTCGTCCTGGAGCTATTTGGATTTCATCACCTTTGTGCAAGACGCCTTGCATGAGTGATCCTCCAATGACACCTCCTTTGAGTTCCTGTGGTCGTGTTCCAGGTTTATTAATATCAAAACTTCGAGCAATATACATCAGTGGTGGTTTTGTGCTGTCTCTTTCAGGTGTTGGGATTTTTTCTTCAAGTAATTTTAATAAGACATCAATATTGATATCATGATGTGCACTTACCGGTACTATCGGTGCATCTTCTGCGATGGTTCCTTTGATAAATTTTTTGATTTGTTCGTAATGTTTCAGCGCAGTTTCATTTGAGACTAAATCAATTTTATTTTGGACGATAACAATTTTTTTGATTCCTGCGATTTCAAGTGCGGTGAGATGTTCTCGGGTTTGTGGTTGGGGGCAGTCCTCATTTGCAGCGATAACAAGAATTGCTCCATCCATGATTGCAGCACCAGAAAGCATCGTTGCCATGAGAGTTTCATGACCAGGTGCATCGACAAATGAGACAACTCTGAGCAGCTCGCATGGTGATTTGCAATGGTCACAGGTTTTTTTTACGGTGTAACATTGTGGTTCTTCACAGGTTGGACATTTATAAAATGCAGCATCTGCATATCCCAGTCGAATTGAGATTCCTCGTTTGATTTCTTCAGAATGTTCATCAGTCCATTTTCCGGTAAGTCGCTGGGTGAGTGTGGTTTTTCCATGATCTACATGACCGATCATGCCGATATTGATTTCTGGTGCTTTCGGAAAACTCATTTAGCCTCCTCTTTTTTTGTCCCTTCGTCTTTGTTTTCTCCTTTAATCAATTCTTCGATTGGTTTTGCACTGGCTTTAATTACTTTCATATTGATTTGAACAACATCTTGGTTAATGGTGTTTCCACGGACTGATTTTTTTTGTCGTTTTCCTCGTTCTTTTGGTTTGTATCCTGTGCTTCTACTGAGAAGTATGCGTCGTCTGATGGTTCCTGGTAGATCAGCTCGCATGGGGAACCCGGTTTTGTCGGTGCCACCAGTTATTTGGAGTTTATATCCTGGCAAGGATACAAAGATACCATCGACTTCATCATTGATTTTTTTTCCAAGTAATGAATTTGCATGGTGACCACTAACCGGAATGGTGTATGATTTTCCATGTTCTGGATCATTTACAACAACTTTAAATTCAACCATGATTCTTTCTCCTTATTTTGATACACGTTAGTATTTTTTATTCAGTGTTGATATCTGTATGTACAACAAGTGGAATAGCGAATGTTTTATAAACCTTCTCCCTTGAGGTATCATGAACACGCAGAGGGCAGTATCTATGGTGCCAAAATACCATTTCTTCTTTGGAAAAGATGATTCCAGGGGATTTGTATGATATTCAAAAAGCATTTAAGTGATAAGTCTATTCCAAGTCGAACTTTACCCGAGAATTAAAAGAGTGATTAGAGTATGTATAGTTTAGTTCGATTAGAAGACACTGTTCGAGTTCCTCCTGAACGTTTTGGGGAAGATCTCGACGAAGTAATCAAAGAAATTGTGAGAAAAACCTTCGAAGGTTCGGTTCGTCGAGACTGTGGTCTCATTGTTGTTGTTGATAACATCGATATTATCGGAGATGGCATTGTCATCCATGGTGATGGAGGGATGTTTCAAAAAATCTCATTTGAAGCATTAACCTTTAACCCGATGCTGCATGAAATTGTTGATGGTATTGTCTGCGAAATCGTGGAATTTGGAGCATTTTGTCACATTGGTCCACTCGATGCCTTAATTCATATGAGTCAAATCATGAATGATTATGTTGATGTTGATACCGAGAGCGGACGGATAAGCGGCAAAGAGCATAAACGTGTGTTAAAACTTGGAGACCCAATCCGTGCACGTATCGTTGCATTAAGCTTGAATGAACTCTCTGCTCGTGAAAGTAAGATCGGTTTAACCATGCGTCAACCAGCTCTTGGTGCTCACGAATGGTTGTATGAGCCTGATGATAAAAAAAAGGATACACAAAAAGACGGTAAAAAACGACGGACTGACGAAAAAAAACAAGATGAAAAAAAGCCTGAACAAAAGAAGGAATAAGCTATGAAAACGATGAATGCCTGTAAAAGTTGTCATTTACTGACGGAAAAAGAACGTTGTCCAAACTGTGCAGATACCACAGTTAATCGATGGACCGGGTATGTTATTATTCGTGATCCTGAACATTCTCAGATTGCGAAAAAGATGAATATTAGTAAACCTGGGAAATACGCGCTTAAGGTTCGGTAAAAATGTATTTTTTACCTGATGCTCTCCGAGACAAACTCAAAGAACCCATCGGCTGTCTTGTTGATGAACCAACCTTAATTTCACGAGTCAAAAACACGCCATATCTTGTTTCAATTGGTGATAAAGTAACCTATACCGTATTATCATACGATATTCAGCCGTGTCTTGCGATTGTCGATTTTATCCTTGAACGACAACCATATCCTGCAGCGATGAAAATGAAGATTCAAACCTTTACAAACAATCATATCAAAGTTAAAAATCCAGCAGGAATGATCACCGAAGAACTCTGGAATGCTATTGATTCTTTTTATCTCACTATGAAAACAGGTAAACCCCTCCTGATTGAAGTTGATGGGGAAGAGGATCTTGCGTCGCTTGCAGCAATCTACCTTGCCCCTCGAGACGTAACTATAATATATGGATTGCCGAATAAGGGGGTTCTAATAGTAACACCATCAAAGATAAATAAAAAGAAAGTAGAAGACGTGTTAAAGATAATGCGTGATGCCTATGGAAATCGAGATTCAATCAAAAAATGTTAATCCGCTTATGAATCGAACTGAAGTGGTTTTCGTAATTTCTCACAAAGGAGAAGCAACACCAAAACGTGACCTTATCCGAGGAGAACTGGCTGAAAAACTCAGTGTCAAAAAAGAACAAGTAGTTATTGATCACATGGATTCAGATTTTGGCATACAGCGGACAAAAGGTTATGCTAAGATTTATCAAACCGTCGATGAGATAAAAGCTGCTGAATCAGATTATATCCTCAAGAGAAATGCACTACCTGGTAAAAAGAAACGAAAGAAAGAAGTTAAAACAGAAGGTAGTGAAGGAAAGCCTGCTGAAAAAAAACCTGCAGCAGAAAAACCACAATAAGAAAACGTGATGCGACATGATGAAACGAGAGATATACAAAGTTGAAGGCGATAAAATCGTCCGTCAGCGGAAAAACTGCCCTAAGTGTGGTGACGGTGTTTTCCTCGCTGAACATAAAGATCGAACGAGCTGTGGGAAATGTGGTTATACTGAGTTTAAAAGTAAAAAATAATACCTAGAACAACAACCCACATCGCACTTCTTTTCATTTTTTCCAGTAGCTTTTTTAGGGCCTTGTTCATTTTCGTCTGCGTTGGACCTGTAGTGTAGCTTGGATATCACAGAGGCCTCCGGAGCCTCTGACTCGGGTTCGAATCCCGACAGGTCCGTAGCTTTTCTTGTACAAAGTTTCAAACGTTTGGTTTGTAATGAATTATATATACATCTCTTTTGATTCATATTTGGGATTTATGGTTACGGATGGGAGAGCTATGGAGCAAGATGAGGTCATTATCCGAAACGGTGAAGAAAAAGATTTAGAAGATTTTTTTGAACTGTACTGGATTTCATCTCTTGAGCATATTGCGTATAATGAAACTCTTGATGCTTTAAAATCTAAAGAAAAATGTAGAGAGGTCATACTCGCTGATCAACGAAAGGCACTGAAAGATGAGAATCACTTCTTCTTAGTCGCAGAGAAAAAAGGCAAAGTTATTGGGATGATCACCAGTCATGTCGGCGAACGGGATGATGATCAGATATACGCTGTTGAAAAAATGGGTTTTATTGATCAGTTTTGTGTTCATCCAAATTATCGGCATCTTGGAATCGGACGGCGTTTATTAACAAAACTTCTCCAAGAAATGGATAACCGAGATATTCTTTTTGTCGGTGTTGGGGTTGCCTATAAAAACCCGGTTATTGAATTTT
The Candidatus Thermoplasmatota archaeon DNA segment above includes these coding regions:
- a CDS encoding 30S ribosomal protein S6e: MVEFKVVVNDPEHGKSYTIPVSGHHANSLLGKKINDEVDGIFVSLPGYKLQITGGTDKTGFPMRADLPGTIRRRILLSRSTGYKPKERGKRQKKSVRGNTINQDVVQINMKVIKASAKPIEELIKGENKDEGTKKEEAK
- a CDS encoding 30S ribosomal protein S27ae, translating into MMKREIYKVEGDKIVRQRKNCPKCGDGVFLAEHKDRTSCGKCGYTEFKSKK
- a CDS encoding DNA-directed RNA polymerase produces the protein MYSLVRLEDTVRVPPERFGEDLDEVIKEIVRKTFEGSVRRDCGLIVVVDNIDIIGDGIVIHGDGGMFQKISFEALTFNPMLHEIVDGIVCEIVEFGAFCHIGPLDALIHMSQIMNDYVDVDTESGRISGKEHKRVLKLGDPIRARIVALSLNELSARESKIGLTMRQPALGAHEWLYEPDDKKKDTQKDGKKRRTDEKKQDEKKPEQKKE
- a CDS encoding D-aminoacyl-tRNA deacylase, with the protein product MVVVLIASTEDPAGLNIKNNLLEQATWNAITVFNDQPVYQHADMHDIYLVTISGRTIRQENIDQTLKEKLNVAPTQIIFITRHRAKTGEPTLTTHPVGNYATADYGGTPQTLVPASPRLMTQLLRLIKKNKDQTTLPHQVCYEVTHHGPYLQTPTLFTEVGSTETEWHHKEPGAIIAQSLLELFSSYHTEADMSQDIPVLIGIGGGHYAPRFTEIIFEKNVAFGHMIPSYHLKGDESDYLLFDLALQATPNVCGVYLHRKSLKKAQIRLYKKWCEDQGIKVFSSNELPLLHE
- a CDS encoding DUF359 domain-containing protein; the encoded protein is MYFLPDALRDKLKEPIGCLVDEPTLISRVKNTPYLVSIGDKVTYTVLSYDIQPCLAIVDFILERQPYPAAMKMKIQTFTNNHIKVKNPAGMITEELWNAIDSFYLTMKTGKPLLIEVDGEEDLASLAAIYLAPRDVTIIYGLPNKGVLIVTPSKINKKKVEDVLKIMRDAYGNRDSIKKC
- the rps24e gene encoding 30S ribosomal protein S24e, translated to MEIEIQSKNVNPLMNRTEVVFVISHKGEATPKRDLIRGELAEKLSVKKEQVVIDHMDSDFGIQRTKGYAKIYQTVDEIKAAESDYILKRNALPGKKKRKKEVKTEGSEGKPAEKKPAAEKPQ
- the spt4 gene encoding transcription elongation factor subunit Spt4 produces the protein MKTMNACKSCHLLTEKERCPNCADTTVNRWTGYVIIRDPEHSQIAKKMNISKPGKYALKVR
- a CDS encoding translation initiation factor IF-2 subunit gamma; this translates as MSFPKAPEINIGMIGHVDHGKTTLTQRLTGKWTDEHSEEIKRGISIRLGYADAAFYKCPTCEEPQCYTVKKTCDHCKSPCELLRVVSFVDAPGHETLMATMLSGAAIMDGAILVIAANEDCPQPQTREHLTALEIAGIKKIVIVQNKIDLVSNETALKHYEQIKKFIKGTIAEDAPIVPVSAHHDINIDVLLKLLEEKIPTPERDSTKPPLMYIARSFDINKPGTRPQELKGGVIGGSLMQGVLHKGDEIQIAPGRRTESEGRAIIEPITTKVVSLMTGGKIVDTANPGGLLAIGTELDPAQVKSDSFAGKIVGKIGQLPPVVDTFDITIHLLKRVVGTIDEKNVEPLKTNEPLMLTVGTATTVGIIQELRETKIRVKLKLAVCAQQNQRIAISRRIDGKWHLIGYGEITYAKS